The following nucleotide sequence is from Pedobacter sp. PACM 27299.
TTAACCTGCTGACAGGTTTAAATCAAAAGATCGGTAATTTTCCGGGTATCACCGTCGACAAGAAGGTGGGATATTGTAAGCTTGCAGATGGCAAGGTTGCAGAAATCATTGACCTTCCAGGAACATATAGCTTATATCCGAAGAGTAAGGATGAAAGTATCGTGTTCCAGGTACTGGCCGATAAAACGAATTCGAGTTATCCGGATGTAGTAGTTTTGGTAGCTGATGCGACCAATTTAAGAAGGAACTTATTGCTGTATTCGCAGGTTGCGGATCTGGAAGTGCCGATGGTATTGGCGCTCAATATGACTGATATGGCCCAGAAGGAAGGGATTGACGTCAATGTCAATAGGCTTTCGGAAAGATTGGGAATACAGGTGGTGGCCATCTCGGCAAGAAGCAAAACCGGATTAAAAGAATTAAAACAAGCCATAGAAAATACCACCAAAATTGCCACTCAGGCAAAAGGTGCAGATATATTAGCCTTAGCACCGGAAGCGATTTCCGAGGCAAAAGCAAAATTAAAAACAGACAATGACTATTATGCTTTGCAGGTGTTACACCAGCACCAGCATTTAGACCTGTTTTCTGTAGAAGACCATGCGGCATTTGAAAAGATTAAAAAAGCCCATGCTTTTGAAACTTCAGCGCTCCAGGCTGCAGAAACCATTGCCCGTTACCGTCATTTGGGAACCATACTTTCCGGCGTAATTCAGGATACTGGTGCGGCCAAAAAGTTTGCATTCAGTGATAAAATCGATGCGGTACTGACCAACAAATTTTGGGGCTTCCTGATCTTTATCGGGATTCTGTTCTTCATCTTTAACTCTATTTTCTCCTGGTCTGCGTACCCGATGGAGATGATTGAAGCCGGATTTATGAAGCTGACAGAACTCGGTCATGAGTATTTACCAGATGGTATATTAACCAATTTATTACTTGATGGGGTCCTGGCAGGTTTAGGTGGTGTAATCGTCTTTATTCCGCAAATCGCGATTCTCTTTGCTTTCATCTCCATATTGGAGGATACCGGATATATGTCCAGGGTGACCTTTATGATGGATAAAATCATGAGGAAATTCGGACTAAGCGGTAAATCTGTCGTACCTATGATTGGTAGTCTGGCCTGTGCCGTACCTTCGATCATGAGTGCCAGAAATATCGAAAGCTGGAAAGATAGGATCATCACCATTATGGTGGCTCCTTTAGTCAGCTGCTCGGCAAGGTTACCAGTATATACCTTGTTAATCGGCCTTGTTGTTCCGGAAAAGATGGTCTGGGGATTCATTAACCTGCAAGGTTTAACCTTAATGGGAATGTACCTGATCAGTATTGTAGCGGCAATATTGGTGGCTTTTGTAATGAAGTTTATCATCAAAGCGAAAGAGAAGTCTTACTTCATCATGGAATTGCCGGTATATAGAATGCCGCGATGGAGCAACGTCCTTTACACGATGTACGAGAAGTCTAAAACCTTTGTTTTCGAAGCGGGTAAGGTGATTATTGCAATTTCTATTATTCTATGGGTGATGGCATCTTATGGTCCTTCGGACAGATTTGCCATGATTGACAAGAAATATGACGCCATAGAGGCTCAAAAAGATAGCGTACAGATTTCTACGCTGGAAAGAGATAAGTCGGCAGAGAAGCTGGAAAACTCCTATGCGGGGATATTAGGGCATGCGATAGAACCAGCGATCAAGCCATTAGGTTTCGACTGGAAAATAGGTATTGCATTGATCACTTCATTTGCAGCAAGAGAAGCTTTTGTAGGTACTATGGCCACTATTTATAGTGTAGATGGGGGTGATGAAGCCGTAGGGACGATTCGTGATAAAATGAGAGCAGCTGTAAATCCAGATACGGGTTTACCAGTCTTCACTTTTGCCACTGCATTTTCACTGATGCTGTTTTATGCCTTCGCCATGCAATGTATGAGTACGGTAGCAGTGGTATTCAGGGAAACGAAGTCCTGGAAATGGCCTTTAATTCAGTTGACCTATATGACTGCAATGGCCTATATCGCCAGTTTGATCGCCTACCAGCTTTTGAAGTAATTTACTTATCTTGGGGAGGTGAAAAAGGAGGAGATCTTAGCGCAGTACATGCCCCAGGCAGCCGCACCGATCATTGCGAAGTGGATAGATTATTTTCAATGTGAGTTTAAAATATCTAAAAACAGGGTGACGAAACTGGGCGATTACCGCCATCCCTATCAAGGGCTGGGGCATAAAATATCTGTGAATAACGATTTGAATCCCTATGCATTTCTGGTTACCACGGTTCATGAATTTGCACATTTGCTTACCTGGAACGACCATAAGAATAAGGTGAAGCCCCATGGCGGAGAGTGGAAGCACAATTTCAAGCGCATGATGGCCCCCTTTATTGAGCAGAAAATCTTCCCTCAGGATGTGGAACTGGCGATTGTCAGCTACCTGCACAATCCTTCTGCGGCCAGCTGCACTGATTTAAAACTCTCCCGGGCGCTCAAAAAACACGACATATTAAAAGATGCTTCCCGATTGGAAGAACTGCCTTTAGACGCGGTGTTTACCATCAAAGATGGCAGGCAGTTTAAAAAAGGAGAGAAGCTCAGAAAAAGATACCGCTGCCTTTGTCTGGACAACGGAAATGTCTATTTATTTAATCCTTTAGCGGAAGTCATGTTGGCGCCAACAGGCACATAAACGGCCTCTTTATCTGCTATTTCCCATTTAAAATTCAACTTTTCATTCTTGAATATCGTAGGCTGACGTTGTAAACTGTCAATCAGCGCATCCGGTGTTCTCACCATTACATTTGCAGTATAGCTATTCTGGCCACTGCCTTTCAGTTGTAGGATACTTTCTTCAGGAATGTCTATAAATTGCTCAAAATACATTGCAAAATCGCCTTTTTGACCAATCGCATCTTCCAGTTTTTTGAGCTGCTGTACCTCGTCTTCCGCTGTTTGGACAGTTCTCATTGCAGACTTAACAGATAAAAAAGGTTGTTTTTTCAATGCTGCAGCGTTTACCGCTGTACGCTGTTCCTTTTTAAAAGAAATGTTGTTCCTAAAATAGTTGCGGATTTCTGTCAGGCCATTATTGGCTTTAATGCTTTCCTGAACAAGGATTAAAGTATCGTTTTTCAGGAAGTATTTTTTGCTGCTGTTGCTGATCAGCTTATTGTCAATGTTTTCTTCATATAAGACCGGATTCCCATTCGCGCTGTACTTTTCTACATACATGGATTGTTCTCCCTGCTGGAAAATAAGACTGCTTTGTTTCTCCAAACCACTGAGGTTTGATTGAATAGAATCGGCATAATGAAGAATGGAGGCATCGGTCATTGCGGCTGGAGAACTCTGATTGATCAGGTCTGCCTGGGGATGTTTGGGCTGCTGATTACAACCGGATATCGCTAAGGTCAGCGGGAAAATGAATGATAGATAAGCGTGCTTCATAGTATTCCTTAAGTAGTTCAGGAATCAAAATGCGATTATCGTGCCATAAGAAGGTTTGGAGTGTCGCAATATTGCGCAGAAATTTATTGGGAAGACCCAAAAGTCTCAGTGCTGGGGAGACAAATAGGCTGCAGGAATTATTGGACGTAGCTCATGAGCCTTTAAATGAGGAATGACTCCTTAATAAGCCAGCAGCTGATCAACCATACCTGATAACCTGCTTTTCGCAAGGAAGTCCTCTTCCAATACTTTACTCATTGGAATGGCCGTATCGGCACTGGCGCAGCGCATCACTGGTGCATCCAGATCGCTAAAACAATGTTCGCCTATCCATGCCGCCAATTCTGCTCCAAACCCAGTGCTTAAGGTATCTTCATGTAGGATCAATACCCTTCCTGTCTGCTTTACAGCAGCACTGACTGCAGTTTTATCCCAAGGCTGCAAACTGCGTAAATCAACGAGTGTGATGCTTAAGTCCGGATGTTCCGCGATATAGGAGAGCGCCCAGTGTACACCAAGCCCATAAGTAATAATGCTCAATTGTGTCCCTTCCTGTAATACATTCGCTTTGCCGATTTCCAGGTTGTATTCGCCTTGCGGAACTGCTCCGGTTAAACTCCTATACAGATATTTATGCTCAAAAAATAATACTGGATTCGGATCATCAATTGCCGCCAGCAATAGTCCTTTTGCATCCGCAGGAAAGGCCGGATAGACAATTTTTAATCCCGGTGTTTTTGTAAACCAGGCCTCATTACTTTGGGAGTGAAAAGGACCAGCACCGGTTCCGGCACCTGTAGGCATTCTGATCACCACATCTGCTTTTTCTCCCCATCTATAATGGGTTTTCGCCAGGTTATTTACGATTTGATTAAAACCACAGGTCACGAAA
It contains:
- a CDS encoding sprT domain-containing protein translates to MKKEEILAQYMPQAAAPIIAKWIDYFQCEFKISKNRVTKLGDYRHPYQGLGHKISVNNDLNPYAFLVTTVHEFAHLLTWNDHKNKVKPHGGEWKHNFKRMMAPFIEQKIFPQDVELAIVSYLHNPSAASCTDLKLSRALKKHDILKDASRLEELPLDAVFTIKDGRQFKKGEKLRKRYRCLCLDNGNVYLFNPLAEVMLAPTGT
- the feoB gene encoding ferrous iron transport protein B; its protein translation is MKIALVGNPNTGKSTLFNLLTGLNQKIGNFPGITVDKKVGYCKLADGKVAEIIDLPGTYSLYPKSKDESIVFQVLADKTNSSYPDVVVLVADATNLRRNLLLYSQVADLEVPMVLALNMTDMAQKEGIDVNVNRLSERLGIQVVAISARSKTGLKELKQAIENTTKIATQAKGADILALAPEAISEAKAKLKTDNDYYALQVLHQHQHLDLFSVEDHAAFEKIKKAHAFETSALQAAETIARYRHLGTILSGVIQDTGAAKKFAFSDKIDAVLTNKFWGFLIFIGILFFIFNSIFSWSAYPMEMIEAGFMKLTELGHEYLPDGILTNLLLDGVLAGLGGVIVFIPQIAILFAFISILEDTGYMSRVTFMMDKIMRKFGLSGKSVVPMIGSLACAVPSIMSARNIESWKDRIITIMVAPLVSCSARLPVYTLLIGLVVPEKMVWGFINLQGLTLMGMYLISIVAAILVAFVMKFIIKAKEKSYFIMELPVYRMPRWSNVLYTMYEKSKTFVFEAGKVIIAISIILWVMASYGPSDRFAMIDKKYDAIEAQKDSVQISTLERDKSAEKLENSYAGILGHAIEPAIKPLGFDWKIGIALITSFAAREAFVGTMATIYSVDGGDEAVGTIRDKMRAAVNPDTGLPVFTFATAFSLMLFYAFAMQCMSTVAVVFRETKSWKWPLIQLTYMTAMAYIASLIAYQLLK